A single window of Actinoallomurus bryophytorum DNA harbors:
- a CDS encoding sensor histidine kinase, with product MPSWVTRLSSRTPLRIKLIAASLALVALALVAVSVASVSAMRGYLLDKTDRQLTGVARIMARAITQPGAFQTKVPVTGQFVYQVRDSTGKTVASSPQSIWRDPEPEPIIPQDPNWLAAHAEKAVTVNARSGDMRWRIHVEPVDGGYVVVGTDLGDVARTAGRLVGVEIVVGSIVLVLVAGLGVAIVRASLRPLVNIENTAEAIAAGDLSRRVPDADPRTEVGRLGNALNGMLTQIETAFHAQSRSEATARESEGRMRRFVADASHELRTPLSVIRGFAEYYRQREDVPPDELDRLIGRVEDEAARMGILVDDLLLLARLDQQRPLAQLPVDLLALAADSVQDARVVDGEREITLSVRSGSAFIVTGDEVRLRQVIGNLVNNALRHTPAGTPVEVVVRSGMLGDSPAAVLEVVDSGPGMPAEQAERVFERFYRADPARSRGGTGLGLAIVAGLVEAHGGSVSVDTAPGEGATFRVLLPLDPDAIEADPIDPIESAHS from the coding sequence ATGCCGTCCTGGGTGACCCGCCTGTCCTCGCGGACCCCGCTGCGGATCAAGCTCATCGCCGCCTCACTGGCGCTGGTGGCGCTGGCGCTGGTCGCGGTGAGCGTGGCGAGCGTCTCGGCGATGCGCGGGTACCTGCTGGACAAGACCGACCGGCAGCTCACGGGCGTGGCGCGCATCATGGCCCGCGCGATCACCCAGCCCGGAGCGTTCCAGACCAAGGTGCCGGTGACCGGGCAGTTCGTCTACCAGGTACGCGACTCGACGGGAAAGACCGTCGCGAGCTCGCCGCAGTCGATCTGGCGTGACCCCGAGCCCGAGCCCATCATCCCGCAGGACCCGAACTGGCTGGCCGCGCATGCGGAGAAGGCCGTCACGGTGAACGCGCGGTCCGGCGACATGCGATGGCGCATCCACGTCGAGCCCGTGGACGGCGGATACGTGGTCGTGGGCACGGACCTGGGCGACGTCGCGCGTACGGCGGGGAGGCTCGTCGGGGTCGAGATCGTCGTCGGCAGCATCGTCCTGGTGCTCGTCGCGGGACTCGGCGTCGCGATCGTGCGCGCCAGCCTGCGCCCGCTGGTCAACATCGAGAACACGGCCGAGGCCATCGCCGCAGGCGACCTGTCCCGCCGGGTGCCGGACGCCGACCCGCGTACGGAGGTCGGACGGCTGGGCAACGCGCTGAACGGCATGCTCACCCAGATCGAGACGGCGTTCCACGCCCAGTCGCGGTCGGAGGCGACCGCACGCGAGTCGGAGGGGCGGATGCGCCGCTTCGTCGCCGACGCCAGCCACGAGCTGCGCACCCCGCTGAGCGTGATCCGGGGTTTCGCCGAGTACTACCGCCAGCGTGAGGACGTCCCTCCGGACGAGCTGGACCGGCTGATCGGCCGGGTCGAGGACGAGGCGGCACGGATGGGCATCCTCGTCGACGACCTGCTGCTGCTCGCCCGGCTCGACCAGCAGCGGCCGCTGGCGCAGCTTCCCGTCGACCTGCTCGCGCTGGCCGCCGACTCCGTACAGGACGCTCGTGTCGTGGACGGCGAGCGGGAGATCACGCTGTCGGTGCGCAGCGGCTCGGCCTTCATCGTGACCGGCGACGAGGTACGCCTCCGTCAGGTCATCGGCAACCTGGTCAACAACGCGCTACGGCACACGCCGGCGGGGACTCCTGTCGAGGTCGTCGTGCGGTCCGGGATGCTCGGCGACTCGCCGGCGGCCGTACTCGAGGTCGTCGACAGCGGACCGGGCATGCCGGCCGAACAGGCCGAGCGGGTGTTCGAGCGGTTCTACCGCGCCGACCCGGCGCGCAGCCGGGGCGGCACCGGGCTCGGGCTGGCGATCGTGGCCGGGCTGGTGGAGGCGCACGGCGGCTCGGTGAGCGTGGACACCGCCCCGGGCGAGGGCGCGACGTTCCGCGTCCTCCTGCCGCTGGACCCGGACGCCATCGAGGCCGACCCGATCGACCCGATCGAGTCCGCGCATTCCTAG
- a CDS encoding response regulator transcription factor → MSEARLLVVEDEPNILELLSGSLRYAGFEVVTATGGGDAVQVALQRRPDLIVLDVMLPDMDGFDVIRRLRGGGAHIPVLFLTARDATQDKIRGLTLGGDDYVTKPFSLEEVIARIRAVLRRASGGPAEAPPRLSFADLELDEESHEVWRSGKPIQLSPTEFKLLRYFMTNANRVLSKAQILDHVWDYDFRGDTGIVESYVSVLRRKLDKLGPRLIHTLRGVGYVLRLPPEQ, encoded by the coding sequence GTGAGCGAAGCGCGACTACTCGTGGTCGAGGACGAACCCAACATTCTGGAACTCCTGTCGGGCAGCCTCCGCTATGCGGGGTTCGAGGTCGTCACCGCGACCGGCGGCGGCGATGCCGTACAGGTGGCTCTGCAACGCCGCCCTGACCTCATCGTGCTCGACGTGATGCTGCCCGACATGGACGGTTTCGACGTCATCCGGCGGCTGCGCGGAGGCGGGGCGCACATCCCGGTGCTGTTCCTGACCGCGAGAGACGCCACCCAGGACAAGATCCGCGGGCTGACCCTCGGCGGCGACGACTATGTGACCAAGCCCTTCAGCCTCGAAGAGGTCATCGCCCGCATCCGCGCCGTACTCCGCCGTGCCTCAGGCGGGCCGGCCGAGGCGCCGCCGCGGCTGAGCTTCGCCGACCTGGAGCTGGACGAGGAGAGCCACGAGGTGTGGCGCTCCGGCAAGCCCATCCAGCTGTCGCCGACGGAGTTCAAGCTGCTGCGTTACTTCATGACCAACGCCAACCGCGTGCTGTCCAAGGCGCAGATCCTCGACCACGTCTGGGACTACGACTTCCGCGGCGACACGGGAATCGTGGAGTCCTACGTCTCGGTGCTGCGCCGCAAGCTCGACAAGCTCGGCCCCCGCCTGATCCACACCCTGCGCGGGGTCGGCTACGTACTGCGCCTGCCACCGGAGCAGTAA
- a CDS encoding DUF4307 domain-containing protein — MTTTTTGKKRDWVAYTVIGVFVAICAVGWAIINTHTDGDPTISPEIVSWQLTDRSVNVRYEIGKAKGDDVHCALIAYDTEHAEVGRVEVSVPPGTGNVDRRQEVPTTSRATAVDVQECRTG, encoded by the coding sequence TTGACCACGACCACTACCGGCAAGAAGCGAGACTGGGTGGCTTACACCGTCATCGGGGTGTTCGTGGCGATCTGTGCAGTCGGCTGGGCGATCATCAACACGCACACCGACGGCGACCCGACCATCAGCCCAGAGATCGTGTCCTGGCAGCTCACCGACCGTTCGGTCAACGTGCGCTATGAGATCGGCAAAGCGAAGGGCGACGACGTTCACTGCGCGCTGATCGCGTACGACACCGAGCACGCGGAGGTGGGGCGGGTCGAGGTGTCCGTGCCCCCCGGAACGGGAAACGTGGATCGGCGCCAGGAGGTGCCCACCACGTCGCGGGCGACCGCGGTGGATGTTCAAGAGTGCCGGACAGGTTAA
- a CDS encoding efflux RND transporter periplasmic adaptor subunit, with the protein MNRPTLRDLRKPPWLAAGVVVVLASGLVAVGDSPAHGTTQATVLRGDVTATAGAAGTVQSADTRDLVFGTSGTVTKIDVAPGDKVRAGAVLARLDDADAREQVDVAKAALSAADDTYGKAQEGICGGPGGGAGGAGGTAGAEPAAYASGPVRGRRPTTRPTPSPTPTPTKTSPTPKPTPRPTSKPTPRPNSPSPTPTKKPTSKPTHSPTGHPRPTGHPKPTGQPGQGHGSSGHASGGGAGRSGGGRGGGGGRGGGSACKVNSVALAAASVTQAEVKERDAERTLSATKLTAPMDGTILSVDGTVGGQVAGQGKTGFITLGDLDDLQVQAMFPLGEVNQLKLGQPATIGLGMLAGHTYRGTVARIDPAATTSGSRALFGVMVSLDEEPPAGLRTGMSATVEVVTAQTESTLYVPVGAVHPKSDGTATVLVRRDGRTTVRTVRTGVRGDRYIAIASGLTAGDHVVLPTGTGTDGFPSDAFPGT; encoded by the coding sequence GTGAACCGCCCGACCCTACGCGATCTCCGCAAACCCCCCTGGCTGGCCGCTGGCGTGGTCGTCGTACTGGCGAGCGGGCTGGTGGCCGTGGGCGACTCGCCCGCGCACGGGACGACGCAGGCGACCGTACTGCGGGGCGACGTCACCGCCACCGCGGGCGCCGCGGGGACCGTACAGAGCGCCGACACGCGCGACCTGGTCTTCGGTACGTCCGGGACGGTGACCAAGATCGACGTCGCACCCGGCGACAAGGTACGGGCCGGTGCGGTCCTCGCACGCCTGGACGACGCCGACGCCAGGGAACAGGTCGACGTCGCGAAGGCGGCTCTCTCCGCGGCCGACGACACCTACGGCAAGGCACAGGAGGGAATCTGCGGCGGCCCCGGTGGCGGAGCGGGTGGAGCAGGGGGAACGGCCGGTGCCGAGCCCGCCGCTTACGCGTCCGGACCGGTACGCGGCCGTAGGCCGACCACCCGGCCGACTCCGAGCCCGACGCCCACCCCCACGAAGACCTCCCCCACCCCGAAGCCGACGCCGAGGCCGACCTCGAAGCCCACGCCGAGGCCCAACAGCCCCAGTCCGACGCCCACGAAGAAGCCCACCTCCAAGCCGACGCACTCACCCACCGGTCATCCGAGACCGACGGGCCACCCGAAACCGACCGGGCAGCCCGGACAGGGCCACGGATCCTCCGGCCACGCGTCCGGCGGCGGAGCGGGCCGGAGCGGAGGCGGCCGAGGCGGAGGCGGCGGCCGGGGCGGCGGCAGCGCGTGCAAGGTCAACTCGGTGGCGCTCGCCGCGGCGAGCGTGACCCAGGCCGAGGTCAAGGAACGCGATGCCGAGCGCACCCTGTCCGCGACCAAGCTCACCGCGCCGATGGACGGCACCATCCTGTCCGTGGACGGCACGGTCGGCGGGCAGGTGGCGGGCCAGGGCAAGACAGGGTTCATCACCCTCGGCGACCTGGACGACCTACAGGTCCAGGCGATGTTCCCCCTGGGCGAGGTCAACCAGCTGAAACTCGGCCAACCTGCCACGATCGGTCTCGGCATGCTCGCCGGCCACACCTACCGCGGCACGGTCGCCCGCATCGACCCGGCGGCCACGACCAGCGGCAGCCGCGCGCTGTTCGGTGTGATGGTCTCCCTGGACGAGGAACCGCCCGCGGGCCTGCGGACCGGGATGAGCGCGACCGTCGAGGTGGTGACCGCGCAGACGGAGAGCACGCTGTACGTCCCGGTCGGAGCCGTCCACCCGAAGTCCGACGGCACCGCCACGGTCCTGGTCCGCCGCGACGGCCGGACGACGGTCCGCACCGTACGCACCGGAGTACGCGGCGACCGGTACATCGCGATCGCCTCCGGCCTGACCGCCGGCGACCACGTCGTACTGCCGACCGGCACCGGTACGGACGGCTTCCCGAGCGACGCCTTCCCCGGCACCTGA
- a CDS encoding Lrp/AsnC family transcriptional regulator, which yields MIDDIDARLIELLTEEPRIGVLECSRRLSVARGTVQARLDRLQERGVIRGFGPEVDPAALGYQVTAFVTLEIRQAGGHDAVAKRLAAIPEVIEVHTITGGGDMLCRIVGRGNQDLQRVIDLIVDVEGVRRASTVIALATPVHQRTLPLVRAAART from the coding sequence ATGATCGACGACATCGACGCACGGCTGATCGAGCTACTGACCGAGGAACCGCGTATCGGCGTGCTGGAGTGCTCGCGTCGGCTCAGCGTCGCCCGCGGCACGGTGCAGGCCAGGCTCGACCGGCTGCAGGAGCGTGGTGTGATCCGGGGCTTCGGGCCCGAGGTCGACCCGGCCGCCCTCGGCTACCAGGTCACCGCGTTCGTGACGCTGGAGATCCGGCAGGCGGGCGGCCACGACGCGGTCGCCAAGCGCCTGGCCGCCATCCCCGAGGTAATCGAGGTGCACACGATCACCGGCGGGGGCGACATGCTCTGCCGCATCGTCGGACGCGGCAACCAGGACCTGCAGCGGGTCATCGACCTGATCGTCGATGTGGAGGGGGTGCGGCGGGCCTCCACCGTGATAGCGCTGGCGACCCCGGTGCACCAGCGGACCCTGCCGCTGGTGCGCGCGGCGGCACGTACGTGA
- a CDS encoding phosphatase PAP2 family protein produces MSGMSRLAPAPTISAPEAKVRPRWWREVFLLWVMYLMYDGVRLLVAAGHGEAFANAHRVLDLERALHVAEEVPINHAVSATPFLGVPMSFAYATLHYLVTPIVLVWLWRRHPERYRGARTALITATLIGLVGFWLFPTAPPRMMPGFVDTLAKYDGWGWWAGAASAPKGMAGLTNEFAAMPSLHVGWAAWCGWQVARTATWRWLQVLGAVYPVFMFTVVVGTANHYIADAVAGLAVILAGAVIARFRERLRGHVSLWSA; encoded by the coding sequence ATGTCCGGTATGAGCCGGCTGGCACCGGCTCCGACCATCTCCGCGCCCGAAGCCAAGGTCAGGCCGCGGTGGTGGCGTGAGGTCTTCCTGCTCTGGGTCATGTATCTCATGTACGACGGTGTGCGGCTGCTGGTCGCCGCCGGGCACGGCGAGGCGTTCGCGAACGCCCACCGCGTGCTCGACCTCGAACGCGCCCTCCACGTCGCGGAGGAGGTGCCGATCAACCACGCGGTTTCGGCCACCCCGTTCCTGGGCGTGCCGATGTCATTCGCGTACGCGACGCTGCACTACCTGGTGACGCCGATCGTGCTGGTCTGGCTGTGGCGACGCCATCCGGAGCGCTATCGCGGAGCGCGTACGGCCCTGATCACCGCGACGCTGATCGGCCTGGTCGGGTTCTGGCTGTTCCCCACCGCACCACCGCGCATGATGCCCGGCTTCGTCGACACGCTCGCGAAGTACGACGGCTGGGGATGGTGGGCCGGCGCGGCCAGCGCGCCCAAAGGCATGGCCGGCCTGACGAACGAGTTCGCCGCCATGCCCTCACTGCATGTCGGCTGGGCGGCGTGGTGCGGCTGGCAGGTCGCGCGCACCGCGACCTGGCGCTGGCTACAGGTGCTCGGCGCCGTGTACCCCGTCTTCATGTTCACCGTCGTGGTCGGCACGGCCAACCACTACATCGCGGACGCCGTCGCGGGACTCGCCGTGATCCTCGCCGGAGCGGTGATCGCCCGCTTCCGCGAGAGACTCCGCGGTCACGTCTCGCTCTGGTCGGCCTGA
- the mca gene encoding mycothiol conjugate amidase Mca: MAVHAHPDDESSKGAATMARYAAEGVEVLVVTCTGGERGDILNPAMDRPEIKADLPAVRMEEMAEARRILGVEQQWLGFVDSGLPEGDPLPPLPEGCFGLQPLEVASEPLVRAVREFRPHVVLTYDDNGGYPHPDHIMTHRVSVEAFEAAGDPDRYPGTGAPWQPLKLYYHMTFHHDRFIAEHKAMIDAGLESPYAEMLQRWEDRPMKWEITTKVPCADYFEVRDRALIAHATQIDPNGPFFACPTDLKRKAWPTEDYHLARSLVDTELPEDDLFAGVHEVQEKVCLP; encoded by the coding sequence ATGGCCGTGCACGCCCACCCGGACGACGAGTCCAGCAAGGGTGCCGCCACCATGGCGCGTTACGCCGCCGAGGGAGTGGAGGTGCTCGTGGTCACGTGCACCGGCGGTGAGCGCGGCGACATCCTCAACCCGGCCATGGACCGGCCGGAGATCAAGGCCGATCTTCCGGCGGTGCGCATGGAGGAGATGGCCGAGGCGCGCCGGATTCTCGGCGTCGAGCAGCAGTGGCTGGGCTTCGTCGACTCGGGGCTGCCCGAGGGCGACCCGCTCCCGCCGCTCCCGGAGGGCTGCTTCGGCCTGCAGCCGCTCGAGGTCGCCAGCGAGCCCCTCGTACGCGCGGTGCGGGAGTTCCGTCCGCATGTCGTGCTCACCTACGACGACAACGGCGGTTACCCTCACCCCGACCACATCATGACCCACAGGGTGTCGGTGGAGGCGTTCGAGGCGGCCGGCGATCCCGATCGGTACCCGGGCACCGGAGCCCCCTGGCAGCCGCTGAAGCTCTACTACCACATGACCTTCCACCACGACCGGTTCATCGCCGAGCACAAGGCGATGATCGACGCCGGGCTCGAGTCGCCGTACGCGGAGATGCTCCAGCGCTGGGAGGACCGCCCGATGAAGTGGGAGATCACGACCAAGGTGCCGTGCGCCGACTACTTCGAGGTACGCGACCGGGCGCTCATCGCGCACGCGACGCAGATCGACCCGAACGGCCCCTTCTTCGCCTGCCCGACCGACCTCAAGCGCAAGGCATGGCCCACCGAGGACTACCATTTGGCACGTTCGCTGGTGGATACCGAACTGCCGGAGGACGATCTGTTCGCCGGCGTCCACGAGGTCCAGGAAAAGGTATGCCTGCCATAA
- the greA gene encoding transcription elongation factor GreA — protein MTETRDANVTWLTQEAYDRLKQELDYLTGDGRIEIAAKIEAARDEGDLKENGGYHAAKEEQGKQEGRVLQLQQILLNARVGEAPRTEGVVGPGMTVTVQFAGDDEEVTFLLASREESGAPIDVYSPKSPLGSAINGKKVGEKAKYTLPNGRSMAVEVIDATPYAGS, from the coding sequence GTGACCGAGACCCGCGACGCCAACGTCACCTGGCTGACCCAGGAGGCGTACGACCGGCTCAAGCAGGAGCTGGATTACCTCACGGGCGATGGCCGAATCGAGATCGCCGCCAAGATCGAGGCCGCCCGCGACGAAGGTGACCTGAAAGAGAACGGCGGTTATCACGCGGCAAAGGAAGAGCAGGGCAAGCAGGAGGGCCGAGTCCTCCAGCTTCAGCAGATCCTGCTCAACGCCCGCGTCGGCGAGGCCCCGCGCACCGAAGGAGTGGTCGGGCCCGGGATGACCGTCACCGTGCAGTTCGCGGGTGATGACGAGGAGGTCACCTTCCTCCTGGCCTCCCGCGAGGAGAGTGGCGCCCCGATCGACGTCTACTCCCCCAAGTCGCCGCTCGGTTCGGCGATCAACGGCAAGAAGGTCGGTGAGAAGGCCAAGTACACGCTGCCCAACGGACGCAGCATGGCCGTTGAGGTCATCGACGCCACGCCGTACGCCGGCAGCTGA
- a CDS encoding RDD family protein, with the protein MTEPPRPEPPRPDPEKTRRDPVPAPPPEGSPYGPGPWPEHPYGGPAAGPYASAYGPGGYGSDLEYGGRWRRLIAAIIDGLIVYAGTWIVTAPVLGFRTMYEGSVGRQAVANLIAGVVAFLYYVLQHGRWGRTLGKRAMSLRVVRADDGGPISYGQAAWRLLFAYLVSLATCGVGGLVDVAWILWDRRRQALHDKVARTVVVRADADMPDPYLE; encoded by the coding sequence ATGACCGAACCGCCCCGGCCGGAACCTCCCAGGCCGGATCCGGAGAAGACACGCCGCGATCCCGTTCCCGCCCCTCCGCCTGAAGGGTCCCCGTACGGGCCCGGCCCCTGGCCCGAGCATCCGTACGGCGGACCGGCCGCGGGACCGTACGCCTCCGCCTACGGTCCGGGCGGGTACGGCTCCGACCTGGAGTACGGCGGCCGCTGGCGGCGTCTGATCGCCGCGATCATCGACGGCCTCATCGTGTACGCCGGGACCTGGATCGTCACCGCGCCGGTCCTCGGCTTCCGCACGATGTACGAGGGAAGCGTGGGCCGCCAGGCGGTGGCCAACCTCATCGCCGGCGTCGTGGCGTTCCTCTACTACGTCCTGCAGCACGGAAGGTGGGGCCGGACGCTCGGCAAGCGGGCGATGAGCCTCCGCGTCGTACGCGCCGACGACGGCGGCCCGATCAGCTACGGCCAGGCGGCCTGGCGGCTCCTGTTCGCGTACCTGGTCTCCTTGGCCACCTGCGGCGTCGGCGGGCTCGTCGACGTCGCGTGGATCCTCTGGGACCGGCGAAGGCAGGCCCTGCACGACAAGGTGGCACGTACGGTCGTCGTACGGGCGGACGCCGATATGCCCGATCCGTACCTGGAATAG
- a CDS encoding S1C family serine protease, which translates to METHDQPIGGHAEEPESGASVESEATPAESQQPGSQQPGYVQAWPPPPRRPGDETVPQPQLHSGQPGQPGQPGQPGQQVPGQHAYGQPAYGDHLYGEPPAYGTPGYGAPQSGNGWWTSRRKAGAGGLALALILGGGLAGGAVAAVIGNDSTTYASPTAVRPASSKSATGVAAIAQAVQPSTVSITVTTQQGQDEGTGVIIRSDGMILTNNHVVADAAGGGQVSVKFNDGKKVSAEIVGTDQATDLAVIKASGVSGLKPVTFGNSDQLQVGDPVVAIGSPLGLDGSVTSGIISALHRTLSESGDDQQQQQPQQPGLPPGFGGGQGQGQQGGGSAGTAIGDAIQTDAAINPGNSGGPLVNGSGQVIGINTAIATSGGGNGNIGVGFAIPIDTAKQVSQQLIKTGKATHAYLGVTLSDAMGDQQGALVATVQSGTPAASAGLKEGDIVTQVDGKAIDGADALSAAIRGHSPGDKIAMTYLRNGQKHTVNIALASSSGT; encoded by the coding sequence ATGGAGACCCATGACCAGCCCATCGGCGGGCACGCGGAAGAGCCGGAAAGCGGAGCGTCAGTGGAGTCCGAGGCCACCCCGGCCGAGTCGCAGCAGCCGGGATCGCAGCAGCCGGGATACGTGCAGGCATGGCCACCGCCGCCGCGCCGTCCTGGAGACGAGACCGTGCCCCAGCCGCAGCTGCACTCCGGCCAGCCCGGTCAGCCCGGTCAGCCCGGTCAGCCTGGGCAGCAGGTGCCCGGTCAGCACGCCTATGGCCAGCCGGCGTACGGGGACCACCTTTACGGCGAGCCGCCGGCGTACGGCACACCCGGATACGGCGCGCCGCAGTCCGGCAACGGCTGGTGGACCTCACGCCGGAAGGCCGGGGCGGGCGGCCTGGCCCTCGCCCTGATCCTCGGCGGCGGTCTGGCCGGCGGTGCCGTCGCGGCGGTGATCGGCAACGACTCGACCACCTACGCGAGCCCCACCGCCGTACGCCCCGCGTCCAGCAAGTCCGCCACCGGCGTCGCGGCGATCGCCCAGGCGGTGCAGCCGAGCACCGTGTCGATCACCGTGACGACCCAGCAGGGCCAGGACGAGGGCACCGGCGTCATCATCCGCTCGGACGGCATGATCCTGACCAACAACCACGTGGTGGCGGACGCCGCCGGCGGCGGCCAGGTCTCGGTGAAGTTCAACGACGGCAAGAAGGTCTCGGCCGAGATCGTCGGCACCGACCAGGCGACCGACCTCGCGGTGATCAAGGCGTCGGGCGTTTCTGGGCTGAAGCCGGTGACGTTCGGCAACAGCGACCAGTTGCAGGTCGGCGACCCGGTGGTCGCGATCGGCAGCCCGCTCGGCCTCGATGGCTCGGTGACCTCCGGCATCATCAGCGCCCTGCACCGCACTCTCAGCGAGAGCGGGGACGATCAGCAACAGCAGCAGCCCCAGCAGCCGGGCCTGCCGCCGGGCTTCGGCGGCGGTCAGGGGCAGGGTCAGCAGGGCGGCGGGTCCGCCGGCACGGCCATCGGTGACGCGATCCAGACCGACGCGGCCATCAACCCGGGCAACTCGGGTGGCCCGCTGGTGAACGGCTCCGGCCAGGTCATCGGCATCAACACCGCGATCGCCACGTCGGGTGGCGGCAACGGCAACATCGGGGTCGGCTTCGCCATCCCGATCGACACCGCCAAGCAGGTGTCCCAGCAGCTCATCAAGACCGGCAAGGCCACGCACGCCTACCTCGGCGTGACGCTCTCCGACGCGATGGGCGACCAGCAGGGCGCATTGGTGGCGACGGTGCAGAGCGGCACTCCGGCCGCCTCGGCCGGGTTGAAGGAGGGCGACATCGTCACCCAGGTGGACGGCAAGGCCATCGACGGCGCCGACGCGCTCTCCGCCGCGATCCGCGGCCACAGCCCCGGCGACAAGATCGCAATGACCTACCTCCGCAACGGCCAGAAGCACACCGTGAACATCGCGCTGGCCTCCAGCTCGGGCACCTGA
- the hppD gene encoding 4-hydroxyphenylpyruvate dioxygenase: MTTAANEHAVAADTRGADDFPVKGMDAVVFAVGNAKQAAHYYSTAFGMRCVAYKGPETGSRDEVAYVLESGGARFVLKGAVHAGTDLGKHVTEHGDGAIDLAIEVPDATAAYEHAVAHGAIGLEAPQVTEDEHGKVVIAAIATYGETRHSLVERSGYSGPYLPGYVAADPIVAPGEKRYFQAIDHCVGNVELGRMDEWVEFYKRVMGFTNMKEFIGDDIATEYSALMSKVVADGRGKVKFPLNEPAIAKKKSQIDEYLEFYGGPGMQHIALATNDILYSVDAMRAAGVEFLNTPASYYEDTELRERIGEVRVSIDELQRRGILVDRDEDGYLLQIFTKPVQDRPTVFFELIERHGSLGFGKGNFKALFEAIEREQELRGNL, from the coding sequence ATGACGACCGCAGCCAACGAGCACGCCGTCGCCGCGGACACGCGTGGCGCAGACGACTTCCCGGTCAAGGGCATGGACGCCGTCGTCTTCGCCGTGGGCAACGCCAAGCAGGCGGCGCACTACTACTCGACCGCCTTCGGCATGCGCTGCGTCGCGTACAAGGGTCCGGAGACGGGCAGCCGGGACGAGGTCGCGTACGTGCTCGAGTCGGGCGGCGCACGGTTCGTCCTGAAGGGCGCGGTGCACGCCGGGACCGACCTCGGAAAACACGTGACCGAGCACGGTGACGGCGCGATCGACCTGGCCATCGAGGTGCCGGACGCGACGGCGGCGTACGAGCACGCGGTCGCCCACGGCGCGATCGGCCTGGAGGCCCCTCAGGTCACCGAGGACGAGCACGGCAAGGTCGTGATCGCGGCCATCGCCACGTACGGCGAGACCCGGCACTCGCTGGTCGAACGGAGCGGCTACTCCGGCCCGTACCTGCCCGGTTATGTCGCGGCGGACCCGATCGTCGCCCCCGGCGAGAAGCGCTACTTCCAGGCGATCGACCACTGCGTCGGAAACGTCGAGCTCGGCCGCATGGATGAGTGGGTGGAGTTCTACAAGCGCGTCATGGGCTTCACGAACATGAAGGAGTTCATCGGCGACGACATCGCCACCGAGTACTCCGCGCTCATGTCGAAGGTCGTCGCCGACGGCCGCGGCAAGGTGAAGTTCCCGCTCAACGAGCCGGCGATCGCCAAGAAGAAGTCCCAGATCGATGAGTACCTGGAGTTCTACGGCGGGCCCGGCATGCAGCACATCGCCCTGGCCACGAACGACATCCTCTACTCCGTCGACGCGATGCGCGCCGCCGGTGTGGAGTTCCTGAACACCCCGGCCTCCTACTACGAGGACACCGAGCTGCGCGAGCGCATCGGCGAGGTGCGGGTGTCCATCGACGAGCTGCAGCGGCGCGGGATCCTGGTCGACCGCGACGAGGACGGCTACCTTCTGCAGATCTTCACCAAGCCGGTGCAGGACCGCCCGACGGTCTTCTTCGAGCTGATCGAACGGCATGGCTCGCTCGGCTTCGGCAAGGGCAACTTCAAGGCCCTGTTCGAGGCGATCGAGCGCGAGCAGGAGCTGCGCGGCAACCTCTGA